From the genome of Methanothermobacter sp., one region includes:
- the glmM gene encoding phosphoglucosamine mutase, giving the protein MKKLFGTFGVRRIANKQLTPEFASRLSAAFGSLINGKVAVGGDTRTSTAMIKHAVIAGLLSSGCDVVDLGILPTPTVQYAVRRYYDAGVIITASHNPPEYNGIKFVDEHGIGIREELEEKIEKIFFEEKAERVPWDSIGSTTKNRRIIKEYIDEVIKRVDADIIREANFTVVVDCGSGAASYTTPYLLRELGCEVLSLNCQPDGFFPGRNPEPTPENLKDLMDAVKASGADLGIAHDGDADRTICIDEKGDFIFGDKTFALVEKKMLKENKGGLIVTTVATTSAIYDIARENNGKVITTPVGDLIVARTLKEKKGIFGGEENGGLIFPDFVYGRDGALSAAKILEIMAEEGKPISKLVAELPRYYSEKMKIECPDKLKPKVMAAVQEKVERDPKIDRIDTTDGVKIFKEDGWVIIRPSGTEPIFRCFAEAKSQEKATQMAKWGISIVKRSINEIG; this is encoded by the coding sequence ATGAAAAAACTATTCGGTACTTTTGGTGTTAGAAGGATTGCAAACAAACAATTAACACCAGAATTTGCCTCAAGATTATCAGCAGCATTCGGCTCTCTCATAAATGGAAAAGTTGCCGTGGGTGGTGATACCAGGACCTCTACCGCCATGATAAAACATGCCGTTATAGCAGGCCTACTATCTAGCGGATGTGATGTTGTAGATCTTGGGATACTCCCAACCCCTACTGTACAATATGCTGTTAGAAGATACTATGATGCAGGGGTTATCATCACAGCATCCCATAACCCCCCAGAATACAATGGGATAAAATTCGTCGATGAACACGGTATAGGAATCAGAGAAGAATTAGAAGAAAAAATAGAGAAAATCTTCTTCGAAGAAAAGGCTGAAAGAGTCCCATGGGATAGTATAGGTTCCACAACCAAAAATAGGAGGATTATCAAGGAATACATAGATGAAGTTATAAAGAGAGTCGATGCCGATATTATAAGGGAAGCTAATTTTACTGTTGTAGTTGACTGCGGATCAGGGGCTGCCTCATATACAACACCATACCTTCTAAGAGAGCTCGGATGCGAAGTCTTATCATTAAATTGTCAACCAGACGGCTTTTTCCCAGGCCGAAACCCCGAACCAACCCCAGAAAACCTGAAAGATCTTATGGATGCTGTTAAAGCCAGTGGGGCCGACCTTGGCATAGCCCATGATGGCGACGCTGACAGAACTATCTGTATAGATGAAAAGGGAGATTTCATCTTCGGCGATAAAACCTTCGCATTAGTAGAGAAGAAAATGTTAAAAGAAAACAAAGGAGGCCTGATTGTAACTACAGTAGCGACCACTTCAGCTATATATGATATTGCAAGAGAAAACAATGGAAAGGTTATAACAACCCCAGTAGGCGATCTAATCGTGGCAAGAACCCTCAAAGAAAAAAAAGGAATCTTCGGCGGCGAAGAAAATGGTGGTCTAATATTCCCAGATTTTGTATATGGCAGGGACGGGGCCCTCTCAGCCGCCAAGATACTTGAGATCATGGCCGAAGAAGGCAAACCAATCTCTAAGCTAGTGGCCGAACTACCAAGATATTATTCCGAAAAGATGAAAATAGAATGTCCAGATAAACTTAAACCCAAGGTAATGGCCGCCGTCCAGGAAAAGGTTGAAAGAGACCCTAAAATCGACAGGATAGACACCACAGATGGCGTTAAAATATTTAAAGAAGATGGGTGGGTGATCATAAGACCATCAGGCACAGAGCCCATATTCAGATGCTTCGCGGAAGCCAAAAGCCAAGAAAAAGCCACCCAAATGGCCAAATGGGGTATCAGTATCGTTAAAAGGTCAATCAATGAGATAGGCTAG
- a CDS encoding alanine--glyoxylate aminotransferase family protein, translated as MDETLLMIPGPTRVTPRVLKAMSENIVNHRSAVFGKLLTETSEMISEIFQTNNKSYILTGSGTAAMEAAIVNILEPGDKILNVVGGKFGERFSNIVEAFGGESKRIEVEWGKAANPDDIKEALEEDENIKAVTVVHNETSTGVANPIKEIGKILADYDALYIVDTVSSLGGAEVDVDGYNIDICVTGSQKCLAAPPGLAAITLSDEAWNVVDNTNSRCYYLDLKKYRKTSSMEPPETPYTPAVSLVYALHEALKVVEEEGLKNRIKRHELAAEATRNAIKALGLELFPDEEVSSTTVTAVKLPEGVTDAELRGTMRNKYHVELAGGQDHLKGKIFRIGHMGNITHRELITTFSALEMTLRELGFDVEMGEGVAAIADTYLPQKL; from the coding sequence ATGGATGAAACATTATTGATGATCCCAGGTCCAACTAGGGTCACCCCCAGGGTATTAAAGGCCATGTCAGAGAATATAGTGAACCATAGAAGCGCCGTATTCGGCAAATTATTAACAGAAACAAGTGAAATGATCTCTGAGATATTCCAGACCAATAATAAGTCCTATATACTCACAGGTTCTGGTACTGCGGCCATGGAAGCAGCAATAGTTAATATACTGGAACCCGGTGACAAGATACTTAACGTAGTCGGTGGAAAATTCGGAGAAAGATTCAGTAATATTGTCGAGGCATTCGGGGGTGAATCAAAGAGGATCGAGGTCGAATGGGGGAAAGCAGCGAATCCTGATGATATTAAAGAAGCCCTTGAAGAAGATGAGAATATAAAAGCAGTTACTGTGGTGCACAATGAAACTTCTACTGGGGTTGCCAATCCCATAAAGGAGATAGGTAAGATCCTAGCTGATTATGATGCACTTTATATTGTTGATACCGTCTCCTCACTAGGAGGGGCTGAAGTAGATGTTGATGGATACAATATAGATATTTGTGTTACTGGTTCGCAGAAATGCCTCGCAGCACCTCCAGGTTTAGCTGCGATAACATTGAGTGATGAGGCATGGAATGTTGTTGATAATACAAATTCAAGATGCTATTATTTAGACCTTAAGAAGTATAGGAAGACCAGCAGCATGGAACCTCCAGAGACTCCTTACACACCAGCAGTCTCATTAGTATACGCTTTACATGAGGCATTGAAAGTCGTGGAGGAAGAAGGACTTAAAAATAGGATTAAAAGGCATGAATTAGCTGCTGAGGCCACTAGGAATGCTATAAAGGCCTTGGGCCTTGAATTGTTCCCTGATGAGGAGGTTTCATCCACAACTGTTACAGCAGTTAAATTACCAGAGGGTGTGACAGACGCTGAACTGCGGGGTACCATGAGGAACAAGTATCACGTGGAACTTGCAGGTGGACAAGATCATTTGAAGGGTAAAATATTCAGGATAGGACATATGGGTAACATAACACACAGGGAACTTATAACAACATTCTCAGCACTTGAAATGACCCTAAGAGAACTTGGATTCGACGTGGAGATGGGTGAAGGCGTAGCTGCAATAGCAGACACCTACCTACCCCAAAAATTATAA
- a CDS encoding DUF115 domain-containing protein, with amino-acid sequence MDLKTWIGWYEKIIEDFKFDPVADMEAAEYLNDFLQKHRNIKVDMDDLPHNDKFIVFGAGPSIKKHLKLLKEDFDLGVFTVIAADGATTALLEESILPDIIVTDLDGKINDIIRANKAGSFVVVHAHGNNLERLKSYLPKLRNIFGTTQTSPIGDLHNFGGFTDGDRAVFLAVELGAKLIILAGMDFGDIITKYSRPQISEKTEKADKIKRLKLEYAKKLINWIMENEDVKIYNLVEVKSLKD; translated from the coding sequence ATGGATCTTAAAACGTGGATAGGCTGGTATGAGAAAATCATAGAAGATTTCAAATTCGACCCCGTTGCTGATATGGAGGCTGCTGAATATCTTAATGATTTCCTCCAAAAGCATAGGAATATAAAAGTTGATATGGATGATCTGCCACATAATGATAAGTTCATAGTTTTCGGGGCTGGACCATCCATTAAAAAACATTTGAAGCTCTTAAAGGAGGATTTTGACCTTGGGGTTTTCACTGTGATAGCTGCTGATGGGGCTACAACCGCCCTCCTAGAAGAATCCATACTACCTGATATCATTGTAACAGACCTTGACGGTAAAATCAATGATATAATCAGGGCGAATAAGGCGGGTTCTTTCGTAGTGGTACATGCACATGGTAATAACCTAGAGAGGCTAAAATCTTATCTTCCAAAGCTTAGGAACATTTTCGGAACGACCCAGACATCCCCGATAGGGGATTTACACAATTTTGGGGGTTTCACTGATGGTGATAGGGCTGTTTTCCTCGCGGTTGAATTAGGCGCTAAACTTATAATCTTGGCTGGTATGGATTTTGGTGATATCATCACAAAATATTCAAGGCCCCAGATAAGTGAAAAGACAGAAAAAGCAGATAAGATTAAAAGGTTGAAACTGGAATATGCCAAGAAGCTTATAAATTGGATAATGGAAAACGAGGATGTTAAAATCTATAATCTCGTAGAAGTTAAATCATTGAAAGATTAA
- a CDS encoding ORC1-type DNA replication protein has translation MGIDDILLHDETIFRNLQAFDPDYIPENFKYRDSQMEALAVCIRPALMNGRPINAVVLGACATGKTTAIKKLFEMVEASSEKVICSYINCQLHTTRFGIFSQIYYKIFGYYPPETGVPFSRIYHDIMHKLSTEDKALIVALDDVNHLFHDKKANRIFYDILRAYETFDNVRTGIFAVLSDIEFRYALDKNVNSVFIPQEIIFQPYSYDEIHDILKDRARIGFYDGVISDEIIEEITNLTFETGDLRYGINLLRVCGNLAEAEASPKIKKAHLEKAIKDTISTSFKDTIKNLSKNERELLKIIIAAGSENLTAGQAYKEFKRRTGLSYSTFNRILEKLEFLRLIDTPFTGKGKRGNARLIIPRFKKELDR, from the coding sequence ATGGGAATAGATGATATCCTCTTACATGATGAGACAATATTCAGGAACTTACAAGCCTTTGACCCTGATTATATCCCTGAAAATTTTAAGTACAGGGATTCGCAGATGGAAGCTCTTGCAGTTTGCATAAGACCTGCCTTAATGAATGGGAGGCCCATTAATGCTGTTGTACTAGGAGCTTGTGCAACTGGTAAAACCACAGCCATAAAGAAACTCTTTGAAATGGTTGAAGCTAGCTCGGAGAAAGTTATATGCTCCTATATTAACTGTCAATTGCATACTACACGTTTCGGCATATTTTCACAGATATACTATAAGATCTTCGGATATTATCCTCCAGAGACTGGGGTTCCATTTTCTAGGATATACCATGATATAATGCATAAACTTTCAACAGAGGATAAGGCCCTTATAGTAGCATTAGATGATGTTAACCATCTATTCCATGACAAGAAGGCTAATAGGATATTCTATGATATTCTAAGGGCATATGAGACTTTTGATAATGTTAGAACGGGTATATTCGCTGTATTATCGGATATTGAGTTTAGATATGCTCTTGATAAAAATGTTAACTCAGTGTTCATCCCCCAGGAGATAATATTCCAACCCTATAGTTACGACGAAATACATGACATATTAAAGGACAGGGCCAGGATAGGATTTTATGATGGTGTAATTTCTGATGAAATAATAGAGGAGATAACAAATTTAACATTTGAAACTGGAGACCTAAGATATGGTATAAACCTTCTAAGGGTCTGTGGGAACCTCGCCGAGGCCGAAGCCTCCCCCAAGATAAAAAAAGCACACCTTGAAAAGGCCATAAAAGACACAATATCCACAAGTTTTAAAGACACAATAAAAAATCTTTCAAAAAATGAAAGAGAACTCCTAAAGATTATTATAGCTGCTGGAAGTGAAAATTTAACAGCAGGCCAAGCCTATAAGGAGTTTAAAAGGAGAACAGGGTTAAGTTATTCAACATTTAATAGGATACTGGAAAAACTTGAATTTTTAAGACTTATTGACACTCCATTCACGGGTAAAGGTAAGCGTGGTAATGCGCGTCTTATAATCCCAAGATTTAAAAAGGAATTAGATAGATGA
- a CDS encoding archease: protein MKKKFEYFEVTADAGYWAYGSTIEEAFENAALAMFELMTDTKKVQPKKEKRIELEAEDEISLLHDWLDELLFLKDTEFLFFSKFKVNIQKNRVYRLEGKALGDNIDPNIHEIRDEVKAVTYHLMDVREEKGQYKVRVIVDL, encoded by the coding sequence ATGAAGAAAAAATTCGAATACTTTGAAGTAACAGCAGACGCCGGCTATTGGGCATACGGGTCAACAATAGAAGAGGCCTTCGAAAACGCAGCCCTCGCAATGTTCGAATTAATGACAGACACAAAAAAAGTCCAACCAAAAAAAGAAAAAAGGATAGAATTAGAAGCCGAAGATGAAATATCACTTCTACATGATTGGCTCGACGAACTCCTATTCCTAAAGGATACAGAATTCCTATTCTTCTCAAAATTCAAAGTTAATATACAAAAAAATAGAGTATATAGACTAGAAGGAAAAGCCCTAGGTGACAATATAGATCCCAATATACATGAAATCCGCGATGAAGTAAAAGCAGTCACCTACCATCTTATGGATGTGCGAGAAGAAAAAGGCCAATATAAAGTTAGAGTGATAGTAGACCTATAA
- a CDS encoding RtcB family protein, protein MNVKDILIKVRESVWEVPTDYKECMRVPGRIFLDEEALKDLEKGAVDQVANVACLPGIQKFSIGLPDIHFGYGFSIGGVAAFDASNGIISPGGVGFDINCGVRLLKTNLDHEEVKPKIKELIDTLFRNVPSGVGSKGKIRLKEGQIDEVLENGAEWAVENGYGWEEDLEYLEENGKMEEANATKVSEKAKKRGIPQLGSLGSGNHFLEVQRIDRIFDEKAAKAYGLETGKVTVLIHTGSRGCGHQICSDYLKIMDKAYKKYNIKIPDRQLACAPVDSEEAKEYFQAMAAAANYAWANRQMIVHWVRESFEQVFNKSAEDMEMEILYDVAHNIAKKETHPIKGLKREVYVHRKGATRAFGPGRKEIPSKYRKIGQPVIIPGTMGTSSYVLHGTETAMKETFGSTAHGAGRKMSRAGAKRTYRGEQVQRNLSRMGIYVRATSMPVIAEEAPGAYKDVDIVVNTSHKTGISRLVAKMIPLGVAKG, encoded by the coding sequence ATGAATGTGAAAGATATCTTGATAAAAGTTAGAGAATCAGTATGGGAAGTCCCCACAGATTATAAAGAGTGCATGCGCGTCCCAGGGCGAATATTCCTAGACGAAGAAGCCTTAAAAGATTTGGAGAAAGGAGCCGTTGACCAAGTGGCGAATGTAGCATGCCTACCCGGCATACAAAAATTCTCAATCGGCCTTCCAGACATACATTTCGGCTATGGATTCAGTATAGGTGGTGTTGCAGCATTCGACGCCAGCAACGGTATCATAAGCCCAGGTGGCGTGGGATTCGATATAAACTGCGGAGTCAGACTATTAAAGACAAACCTAGATCATGAAGAAGTCAAACCAAAAATAAAAGAACTCATAGACACACTATTCAGGAACGTGCCATCAGGCGTTGGAAGCAAAGGCAAAATACGACTAAAAGAGGGTCAAATCGATGAAGTGCTAGAAAACGGTGCAGAATGGGCTGTCGAAAACGGATACGGTTGGGAAGAAGACCTAGAATACCTCGAAGAAAATGGTAAAATGGAAGAAGCCAACGCAACAAAAGTAAGCGAAAAAGCAAAAAAGAGGGGAATACCACAACTAGGATCATTAGGCTCAGGCAACCACTTCCTAGAAGTCCAGAGAATAGATAGAATATTCGATGAAAAAGCAGCGAAGGCCTACGGCTTAGAAACCGGGAAAGTAACAGTACTAATCCACACAGGATCCAGGGGATGCGGCCACCAAATCTGCTCAGACTACCTAAAAATCATGGACAAAGCCTACAAAAAATACAACATCAAAATACCAGACCGACAGTTAGCCTGCGCCCCAGTAGACTCAGAAGAAGCGAAAGAATACTTCCAAGCAATGGCAGCAGCAGCAAACTACGCATGGGCCAACCGACAAATGATAGTACACTGGGTGAGAGAATCCTTCGAACAAGTATTCAACAAAAGCGCAGAAGACATGGAAATGGAAATATTATATGACGTGGCCCACAACATAGCCAAAAAAGAAACCCACCCAATAAAAGGCTTGAAAAGGGAAGTTTACGTTCACAGAAAAGGAGCTACAAGAGCCTTCGGCCCAGGGAGAAAAGAAATACCCTCCAAGTATAGGAAGATAGGCCAACCAGTCATAATACCAGGTACAATGGGAACATCATCCTATGTACTCCACGGGACAGAAACTGCAATGAAAGAAACATTCGGATCCACCGCCCATGGAGCAGGGCGTAAAATGAGCAGAGCAGGCGCGAAAAGAACATACCGTGGCGAACAAGTCCAAAGGAACCTATCAAGGATGGGAATATACGTCAGGGCCACTTCAATGCCAGTAATCGCGGAAGAAGCGCCAGGAGCCTACAAAGACGTGGACATAGTCGTTAACACATCCCACAAAACAGGAATATCACGACTAGTCGCAAAAATGATACCATTAGGCGTCGCCAAAGGGTGA